A region of the Burkholderia pyrrocinia genome:
GCTCGTTCAGCGTATGCGCGACCTCGATGCCGGCCAGCACGCCGATGATGCCGTCGAACCTGCCGCCGCCGACGACCGTGTCGCAATGCGACCCCGTGACGAGCGGCTTCGTGCATCGGCCGCTGCCTGCGCGACGGCCGATCAGGTTGCCGCCCGCGTCCATCGACACCGCGAGCCCGGCTTCGGCGAACTGCGCGGCGAGCCATGCGCGCGCTTGCGCGAACAGCGGCGAGAATGCGCGGCGCGTCCACGGGACGTCGGGCCGCGTGAAGCGCGCCAGTTGCTCGACACGCGCGTTCAGGCGCGCCGCGTTCAATGGCGGGAAATTCGTCGGGTTCATGCTTGCTCCAATTGCTTCGTGGCCGGGCTGCCGTCATGCGGCCGCAGAAAGCGGCCCGTTCCAGCCCGATTGACGATCTGCTTGCCGTCGTAAGCCAACGCGCCTCGGCAGTAGGTGGCCGCAATGCGCACCGTGAATTCCATACCCTCGAACGCGCTCCACTGCACGGCCGACAGGCTGCGCGACGGATCGAACGCGTAGCGCTCCGGCGTCAGGATCACGAAATCCGCATCCGCGCCGACGTCGAGCGAACCCTTGCGATCGTCGAGCAGGAAGTGCCGCGCCGGATTCGTCGCCAGCAATGCCGCCACGCGGGTCGGTGCCAAACCGTGCTGCTCGCAGCCGGTCCAGAACGCCGGCAGCAGCGTTTCGAGGCCCGGGCCGCCCGACGCATTGCGGAACACGTTCGGATCGCCCTTGCGTTCGAGCCCCCAGCTCACGTGATCCGACGACACGAACGTGCACTCGCCGCGCGCGATATGCGTCCACAGCCGTTCCTGCTCCGCGCGCGGCCGGATCGGCGGGTAGTGCTTCGTCTTCGCGCCGAAGCGTTTCGTATGCGTTTCGTGGTCGAGCATCAGGTACTGCACGCAGGTCTCGATGCTCGCGCGATGGCCGGCGCGCCGGTACATGTTGCACAGTTCGAAGCCGCGCGACGTCGACACGTGCACCGCGTGCGCGCGGGCGCCCGTTTCGGCGCCGATCTCGTAGATCAGCGCGGTCGCAAGGTTCTCGATCAGCGGCGGATGCGCGCGCAGGAACGCGTCCCAGCCCGTGTCGCCGGCTTCGATCATCCGCGCGATGTTCTTGCGCGTCATGTCCTGCATCTGGTTGTGCACGCCGCACGCGAGGCCCGACGGCGCGATCAGCCGGAATGCGTCGTGCAGCACGTCCTCCTCGACACGCGGGAACCGGCCGGGCGTCGCCTCGAACGTCGAGAACTTGAACGCGCAGACGCCGCCGTCGATCAGCCCGGCCGCCGCTTCGAGGCCGTGCTTCGCGTTGAGCGTGCCGTACAACGCGACGTCGACGTGGCAATCGCGCTCGGCCTCCGCGATCTTGCGGTCGAGCTGCGCGCGCGACGCGACCGGTTCCGGATCGTCGTACGGCATGTCGACCATCACCGTCACGCCGCCCGCGGCCGCCGCGCGCGACGCATGGCCAAGCCCTTCCTGGTTCGCCTGGCTGGCCGCATGCACCTGCCCGTCGACGACGCCCGGCAGCACCCACTGCCCGCGCGCGTCGATCGTGTCGCGTGCCGCCGGCGGCACGCCCGCGCCGCGCGCCACGATCATGCCCTCCCGTATCGCGAGCCAGCCGTCGTCGACGACTTCGCGCGCATCGACCAACCGGCCGCGCACCACCTGCTCGAATTCGCTCATCTCCACCTCCTGCATTTTTGATCACGAGCAGTTTAGGCAGCGCTCTGCCAGAATGTCTCATGCCGATTTATCGCCCCCACATAACATGGAGTTAAGGCTGTGCGTCTGAACCTGCGCCAGATCGAGGTGTTTCGCGCCATCATGCTGACCGGCTCGATCAGCGGCGCCGCGAAGCTGCTGCACGTGTCGCAGCCAGCTGTGTCCCGGCTCATTTCGTATGCCGAGCAGCGGCTCGGTCTCGCGCTGTTCGAGCGCATCAAGGGGCGGCTCTATCCGACGCCGGAAGCGCAGCGGCTGTTCGTCGAAGTCAATGCGGTGTACCAGGGCGTGCAGCGCGTCAACGAAATCGCGGAAGACCTGATCGA
Encoded here:
- a CDS encoding dihydroorotase translates to MSEFEQVVRGRLVDAREVVDDGWLAIREGMIVARGAGVPPAARDTIDARGQWVLPGVVDGQVHAASQANQEGLGHASRAAAAGGVTVMVDMPYDDPEPVASRAQLDRKIAEAERDCHVDVALYGTLNAKHGLEAAAGLIDGGVCAFKFSTFEATPGRFPRVEEDVLHDAFRLIAPSGLACGVHNQMQDMTRKNIARMIEAGDTGWDAFLRAHPPLIENLATALIYEIGAETGARAHAVHVSTSRGFELCNMYRRAGHRASIETCVQYLMLDHETHTKRFGAKTKHYPPIRPRAEQERLWTHIARGECTFVSSDHVSWGLERKGDPNVFRNASGGPGLETLLPAFWTGCEQHGLAPTRVAALLATNPARHFLLDDRKGSLDVGADADFVILTPERYAFDPSRSLSAVQWSAFEGMEFTVRIAATYCRGALAYDGKQIVNRAGTGRFLRPHDGSPATKQLEQA